One segment of Monomorium pharaonis isolate MP-MQ-018 chromosome 6, ASM1337386v2, whole genome shotgun sequence DNA contains the following:
- the LOC105828319 gene encoding E3 SUMO-protein ligase RanBP2 yields the protein MFRTKKDVDRHVQNIFCKLRNENEKNLRCYNVAKLYYQVGDYESTKRYVSNYLEVRDNSASAHKLLGQAYEALSQKEAAFNEYKVSLELEGRQDDLVLKVCELLVDMDIGMDVNKLKYWVDRGDKLFPHHPVIFQLKEKLLTIEKPHNSSEDLEALIASELAARPTDVQLRIKLLNYYMSERKLNKAYDHAVSVEATVCHRDSIAWYQLLYDLLTKCKETKSNDWSFWFYYISVSDKNAGLCLKEQGCETKKSIPEAAQAVFNFDQNLNEMKSKNFSKQHTFTEHLLMHMWGQLHFHLACLLLRKTKREQGSWNEAGRLCSPLLLTALHVAPLENRIRIQLEDDGFKNQFNVWTTEAAYRCCQAGYILQNYARDDTKKLMDRIDKFCTEHWRERIYQRIFVTRSHLDHMRTSFFCHFHSAPDSPLRMCTANQLRTYSQIAQEVWPASLHHQIWLGMENRPQQKDAPYPDHTSRVFPALQFSIFNTSQAAPDSLCLIDIDAFINAAILCTSAVLEEQQLGSFMNPEKLPTLPADLTATLSTSNEEKWWSAAYKMYSKREDIDGNIGELRQELQQGLEVIRCIGNHGMHPVLLVHLARMFHYRAKTMKEKDEANGYIPRWEARSELYWTAALPLLERLQNNQTLRMSPSKLFTYKGKDMNNFELTNALEEGKLLLAQRLVHDKQYEQAIDALEALKCPEAAFQLAQIYKIFADEIVNSTPRESLTSEMRSQHIIMLSKAKSSYYLTLDRLRSPGTNPKHPLNAVLGTHITDIENELKRIDPDLGRGDLSRNDIDCISDESYSPTHSAVDQAVTNPTLPMLSTLTTNMLSTPQRNTHRTPKHASTPCRLQDYLNLSKNRVEARPSPERLDAQIRQIMQSRDNEVQELMEQMKNMMLQMKTLTEKVDNLTKEVVDSRKENQKQQQQQRIQQQQNVNPTPVDPEDYYVLDDDEYVDLNYQNQSASSISGNIFQSQAARPPYPSLIYPPGTLQYYPQGGLPFPDPNSLYPHPVYPMPILYPNQKVPDNPLQQSLFASTLSSQLPDLMPPTAATNPSLQISLKPKIETPSQTAKPEVVASTAMTTATITVIKDAPVNKAPPVNVVITTSDTLPTTVPSTQPTLSVTIPPQYRSGSGGTASTFSATTTTTTKSTSSSNVPHCYQIPMPSQATIPTTVNLPLTSTYITPANVNVPIYGNLTSSIVTHTTTSGSFLQDSISKIHDKPNNSTKSIFESSAESLNASTEICEQEHDPIPNFVPLIPLPAKVKVTTGEEEEDTLYCGRAKLFRFVDKEWKERGVGDVKLLRNKEGKVRLLMRRDQILKICANHLLRPDMELSPMVNNNKAWFWVANDFADEEVKLEKFCIRFKTSDEAMAFKEAFDQARLSLSAISPGKPPKSAEKASITFSNKDLSKTQKSQSTQQTKISSSVEVFSDKSKFGTTTLGGFSFNSEPIIQEVKDTEVDESKKIEEPPKISPFSKFSFTKSTGTLETKTTMSAVSTPSASFVFGISTPSMKNSQSSVLTNTTANASPIFASPTTTTGQNSTTLRRPRLPPPGALKQGSSNDETRPPTENEQTLFIGMTSLQCQGVNGASAMQWKNKGTGAMMLLLNVKSGKIRLLLTDDSTSKVYSHAVPLDMAFTHKSGTTVVNWTVPADAKEPGKTWSLHAATFSAPELASQFYNIVSSCQQKLAKGTNPSEVAKELEKKTLMNESKAQSVAETKTLSELFKPPTGSWECSDCYTRNNATDTKCVACQAPSPLMASNKSSSVIASNKPSVESSSKPPLSELFKSPAGSWTCTACYIVNSGTNVYCVACDNPKDPSQPPKPQQANIFQLNTSPSSAMPMTTFSFGIPKDTVSKESTTFKFRMPQTEDKSALSKLEETTDSKGFVFGMPVKSSITLNTNDSPFTFGSPAKSFDFNFTAKSPAKSPGGGGETSEDEVVESEDVHFSPIVPLPDKIEVKTGEEDEEILYSHRAKLFRFDTTVKEWKERGLGDIKLLRHRETSKLRLIMRRDHVLKLCLNHIVSNDLEFTPKDEKSWLWSTADYSEGEIEYMQFACRFKTAEIAADFMRAIDNARKNVKSATKTPTKTITSPVKEIEIVYETKVTPEEKAAALKLQLPENFYAYKQKEDCPGCRGCREPSIVLYPDVGGQDSSKSKSKLVSEEKKVTAQSKISSIVDASLSSGRESTSENTIQSVTQSAQSVKNGFSFAIATSFKSPTTATSFDSSAMSFGTGDMKLFNDKKTTTFSFGMNPQFGTNETAVTNASLDNLKICSPNAQMTQTTAAGTTGQPIFGQATSTTSVFKTPSFTFDTDKNIFGGSSKGASIFSGESTGDSTVSSSTAAKTTTAVATAANSVSKTSTAVTTSNSVFGSNATPFSKMTFGNSISPFGSSMNFGMTSNIFGGTTTTTSTTTANIFGGVTTTATTTNIFSGATTTANIFGAATTTSNIFNRTTAPTTTNIFDETTTPTTTSIFGGTTASTTTSIFGGTPTATNIFGAATTNVFSVTTPTVFGAKPDNNQKTADDGPTFFSVNNDMSFSILAAATVQPEAFKSDPNFSFAGAGSTVFGSKSATSHNSTVNKSREEKEDNEEDDGEVNNEQEHDPHFEPIIPLPDAIEVRTGEEDEEKVFCHRAKLYRYDNATKEWKERGVGEMKILHHVGHGSYRLLLRREQVHKVVCNFLITPDVEFHPLSTSNQAWMWAGMNYAEQEPCAEQLAVKFKSPDLAHQFKAHIDNIQQELREKRTTEGERCIGEAEDSEEHDRGVDEEEEEEEDEEEEEEEEEEDEEVDQEMLTVVEKRATVFAKWPNDTKWESVGLGNLAIHYDSEIYAERIVLKLDDSEEYASNTIISMDTVMRVEGKECIWSGIDYALDPPTRRVLRAVFSSVQAAQEMHTFFEDGVDSAKQAGVVEYEEAELKSLANK from the exons ATGTTCCGCACGAAGAAGGACGTGGACCGCCACGTGCAGAACATCTTCTGCAAGCTGCGGAACGAGAACGAG AAAAACCTTCGTTGTTATAATGTTGCCAAACTGTATTATCAAGTAGGTGATTATGAATCCACAAAAAGATATGTATCTAATTACTTAGAAGTACGAGATAATTCCGCCAGTGCACATAAATTGTTGGGTCAAGCGTATGAAGCCCTCAGTCAGAAGGAAGCAGCTTTTAATGAGTACAAAGTTTCCCTTGAACTTGAAGGCAGGCAAGATGATTTGGTATTAAAAG tatGCGAATTATTGGTTGACATGGACATAGGAATGGACGTCAATAAACTCAAGTATTGGGTGGACAGAGGTGACAAACTATTTCCACATCACCcagtaatttttcaattgaaAGAGAAGCTGTTGACCATAGAGAAACCGCACAACAGCAGCGAAGATCTTGAGGCGCTAATcgcat CTGAATTGGCTGCAAGACCGACTGACGTGCAACTTCGCATTAAATTGCTAAATTATTACATGTCGGAACGCAAATTGAATAAAGCTTATGATCATGCTGTAAGTGTAGAAGCCACTGTTTGTCACAGGGACAGCATTGCATGGTATCAGCTGCTGTATGATTTACTAACAAAGTGTAAAGAGACTAAATCCAATGATTGGTCCTTTTGGTTTTACTATATATCTGTATCAGATAAGAATGCAGGACTGTGTCTCAAAGAACAGGGCTGTGAGACAAAGAAAAGCATTCCAGAGGCAGCTCAGGCAGTATTTAA TTTTGATCAAAACTTGAATGAGATGAAGTCAAAGAATTTTTCTAAGCAACACACCTTTACTGAGCATCTGCTTATGCACATGTGGGGCCAATTGCACTTTCACCTAGCGTGCTTGTTGTTACGCAAAACGAAACGTGAACAGGGCAGTTGGAATGAAGCGGGTAGGCTGTGCTCACCTTTATTATTGACCGCGTTGCATGTGGCTCCATTGGAAAATCGTATTCGCATACAATTGGAGGATGACGGATTTAAGAATCAATTCAATGTATGGACGACGGAAGCGGCATATCGGTGTTGCCAAGCTG gtTACATTCTTCAAAATTATGCCAGGGATGATACAAAAAAGTTGATGGAcagaattgataaattttgtacagaaCATTGGAGAGAACGTATTTATCAG AGAATTTTTGTAACCAGGTCACATCTTGATCACATGCGAACTTCATTTTTTTGCCATTTTCATTCAGCTCCTGACTCGCCTCTGCGTATGTGTACCGCGAATCAACTAAGAACTTACAGCCAAA TCGCACAAGAGGTATGGCCTGCTTCGTTAcaccaccaaatttggcttgGGATGGAGAATCGGCCTCAGCAGAAAGACGCTCCATATCCAGATCATACTTCGCGCGTGTTTCCAGCATTACAATTTTCGATATTCAACACGAGTCAGGCAGCACCCGATAGTCTGTGTCTTATCGATATCGATGCGTTTATTAACGCGGCGATACTTTGTACATCTGCCGTTCTGGAGGAGCAACAACTTGGTAGCTTCATGAATCCAGAGAAGCTACCGACCCTGCCTGCCGATCTTACTGCGACGCTATCCACTAGTAATGAGGAAAAGTGGTGGTCGGCGGCGTACAAGATGTACTCGAAACGCGAGGATATAGACGGTAATATCGGCGAGCTACGACAAGAATTGCAACAGGGTTTGGAGGTCATTCGCTGCATCGGCAATCATGGCATGCATCCAGTATTGTTGGTGCATCTAGCGCGCATGTTCCATTATCGCGCGAAGAccatgaaagagaaagatgagGCAAACGGATACATCCCTAGATGGGAGGCGCGTTCAGAGTTGTACTGGACCGCCGCTCTACCGCTATTGGAGAGACTGCAGAACAATCAGACATTACGCATGTCTCCCTCGAAGTTATTTACTTATAAGGGTAAGGACATGAACAATTTCGAATTGACGAACGCCCTCGAGGAAGGCAAGCTGCTATTGGCTCAACGGCTTGTGCACGACAAACAGTACGAACAGGCGATCGACGCGCTGGAGGCACTCAAATGCCCAGAAGCGGCGTTCCAGCTAGCGCAGATCTACAAGATTTTTGCGGATGAGATAGTGAATTCCACACCGCGCGAAAGCCTGACGTCGGAGATGCGCTCGCAGCACATCATAATGCTGTCGAAGGCGAAGAGCAGTTATTATCTTACGCTCGACCGTCTCCGTAGTCCGGGCACGAATCCCAAACACCCACTGAATGCTGTGCTCGGCACTCATATCACCGACATCGAGAACGAGTTGAAGAGGATAGATCCGGATCTAGGCAGAGGCGACTTAAGTAGAAATGATATCGATTGCATATCCGACGAGAGTTATTCGCCTACTCATAGCGCCGTAGATCAAGCGGTCACGAATCCGACGTTGCCGATGCTCTCAACACTAACTACGAACATGCTGAGCACGCCCCAGAGAAATACCCATCGCACACCAAAACACGCTAGTACGCCATGCAGACTGCAAGATTACCTAAATCTGTCGAAGAATCGCGTGGAGGCACGCCCGAGCCCGGAGCGTCTCGACGCTCAGATACGTCAGATCATGCAGTCTCGGGACAATGAGGTGCAGGAGCTGATGGAACAGATGAAGAACATGATGCTACAAATGAAAACGTTGACCGAGAAGGTCGATAATTTGACGAAGGAAGTGGTCGACTCACGCAAAGAAAATCAaaagcaacagcagcagcaacgtATACAGCAGCAACAGAATGTGAATCCCACTCCTGTCGATCCCGAAGATTACTACGTTCTTGACGATGACGAGTATGTTGATCTGAACTATCAGAATCAATCGGCGTCTTCTATTTCCGGTAACATATTTCAATCGCAGGCCGCCCGGCCGCCTTATCCGTCGCTGATTTATCCCCCTGGCACACTCCAGTATTATCCTCAGGGTGGATTACCGTTTCCCGATCCGAATTCGCTGTATCCACACCCAGTCTACCCAATGCCGATATTGTATCCGAATCAGAAGGTACCGGACAATCCATTGCAGCAGAGTCTCTTTGCGTCGACGCTTTCTTCGCAGCTACCCGACCTCATGCCGCCGACTGCCGCGACGAATCCGTCGTTACAGATATCGCTCAAGCCAAAAATTGAAACACCGTCACAAACGGCCAAACCTGAAGTAGTGGCATCGACGGCGATGACCACAGCGACAATAACTGTCATCAAAGATGCGCCAGTAAACAAAGCACCTCCCGTGAACGTGGTCATTACCACGTCCGACACGCTACCAACCACAGTACCGTCCACCCAACCGACTCTGAGCGTCACCATACCGCCGCAGTACCGATCGGGAAGCGGAGGAACAGCTTCCACCTTTTCTGCTACAACAACGACAACAACAAAATCAACGTCATCTTCCAACGTACCACATTGCTATCAAATTCCTATGCCCTCGCAAGCCACTATACCGACTACCGTCAATCTACCGCTGACATCCACTTATATAACCCCGGCTAACGTCAACGTGCCGATATATGGCAATTTAACATCATCTATTGTGACTCATACAACCACCAGTGGTAGTTTTCTTCAGGATAGCATTAGTAAGATACACGACAAGCCTAATAACAGTACTAAATCTATCTTTGAGTCCTCGGCTGAATCGCTGAACGCGTCGACAGAGATATGCGAGCAGGAACACGATCCGATACCGAACTTTGTGCCGCTTATACCGCTGCCTGCGAAGGTAAAGGTTACCACCGGTGAGGAGGAGGAAGACACGTTGTACTGTGGCCGGGCGAAACTGTTCCGCTTCGTCGACAAGGAATGGAAGGAGCGCGGCGTTGGTGATGTAAAGCTACTGCGCAACAAAGAGGGCAAGGTGCGCTTGTTGATGCGTCGCGATCAAATCCTGAAGATTTGCGCGAACCATCTGTTACGACCCGACATGGAGTTGAGTCCCATGGTAAACAACAACAAAGCCTGGTTCTGGGTCGCCAACGACTTTGCCGACGAGGAGGTGAAGTTAGAGAAGTTCTGCATCAGATTCAAAACTTCAGATGAGGCAATGGCGTTCAAGGAAGCCTTTGATCAGGCAAGACTCAGTTTGTCCGCGATATCTCCGGGAAAGCCACCCAAGAGTGCTGAAAAAGCTTCCATTACTTTCAGTAACAAAGACTTGTCCAAGACCCAAAAATCACAGTCGACGCAACAAACCAAGATAAGTTCATCAGTGGAAGTGTTCTCGGACAAGTCGAAATTTGGCACGACAACACTAGGCGGATTCTCCTTCAATTCTGAACCCATTATTCAAGAGGTCAAGGACACGGAAGTGGATGAATCCAAGAAGATCGAAGAACCGCCGAAAATCAGCCCATTCAGCAAATTTTCATTTACCAAGTCGACCGGTACGCTCGAGACGAAGACTACAATGAGTGCCGTCTCAACGCCGTCCGCGAGCTTCGTTTTCGGAATCTCCACTCCGTCAATGAAAAACTCACAGTCGTCCGTTCTGACGAACACAACCGCGAATGCATCGCCGATATTTGCCTCGCCCACAACAACAACCGGCCAGAATTCCACGACATTAAGAAGACCTCGTTTGCCGCCACCCGGTGCCCTCAAGCAAGGATCGTCCAACGATGAAACGCGACCGCCGACTGAAAACGAGCAAACGTTGTTTATCGGGATGACAAGTCTTCAATGTCAGGGTGTCAACGGTGCCAGCGCCATGCAGTGGAAGAATAAGGGCACGGGAGCGATGATGCTGCTGTTAAACGTAAAATCCGGAAAGATTCGCTTATTACTAACGGACGATAGCACTTCCAAGGTTTACAGTCATGCAGTTCCGCTGGACATGGCGTTTACACATAAGAGTGGAACTACTGTCGTCAATTGGACCGTACCGGCGGACGCTAAAGAACCCGGTAAGACCTGGTCGTTACACGCCGCGACCTTTAGCGCGCCGGAATTGGCATCCCAGTTTTATAACATCGTGTCAAGCTGTCAGCAGAAGTTGGCCAAAGGCACCAATCCGAGCGAAGTGGCAAAGGAGCTCGAGAAGAAGACTCTGATGAACGAGAGCAAGGCCCAAAGCGTAGCGGAGACAAAGACATTGTCGGAACTGTTTAAACCTCCGACCGGTTCCTGGGAGTGCAGCGACTGTTATACTAGAAACAACGCTACGGACACGAAATGCGTAGCCTGTCAAGCTCCGTCACCTTTAATGGCGAGCAACAAGAGCAGCTCTGTGATTGCTAGTAATAAGCCGTCCGTTGAGTCCAGTAGCAAACCACCGTTGTCGGAACTGTTCAAATCGCCCGCTGGCTCCTGGACCTGCACGGCGTGTTACATCGTCAACAGCGGAACGAACGTCTACTGCGTTGCCTGCGACAATCCCAAGGATCCGTCGCAGCCGCCCAAGCCGCAGCAAGCCAATATTTTCCAGTTAAACACATCCCCTTCCAGCGCAATGCCTATGACCACGTTCTCCTTTGGCATTCCCAAGGATACCGTTTCGAAAGAATCGACCACGTTTAAATTCAGGATGCCGCAGACGGAGGATAAGAGCGCTTTGTCCAAACTGGAAGAAACTACAGACAGCAAAGGTTTTGTGTTCGGTATGCCAGTGAAGAGCAGTATTACGTTGAACACGAATGACTCGCCATTTACCTTTGGCTCGCCCGCAAAATCCTTTGACTTCAACTTTACAGCCAAGTCGCCGGCTAAATCGCCTGGTGGCGGCGGCGAGACCAGCGAGGACGAGGTAGTGGAGAGCGAGGACGTCCACTTCTCGCCGATTGTGCCGTTACCGGATAAGATCGAAGTGAAAACCGGCGAGGAGGACGAAGAAATACTGTATAGTCATCGTGCGAAGCTCTTTAGATTCGATACTACGGTGAAGGAGTGGAAGGAACGCGGATTGGGCGACATTAAGCTGTTGCGTCATAGGGAGACCAGTAAGTTACGGCTGATCATGCGTCGGGATCACGTGTTAAAGCTGTGTCTGAATCACATAGTATCCAATGATCTGGAGTTTACACCGAAGGACGAGAAATCATGGTTGTGGTCTACCGCAGATTACAGCGAAGGTGAGATTGAGTACATGCAGTTCGCCTGCCGCTTCAAGACGGCCGAGATTGCTGCGGACTTTATGAGAGCAATCGATAATGCCAGAAAAAACGTTAAATCCGCAACGAAAACTCCGACGAAGACGATCACCTCGCCAGTCAAAGAGATCGAAATCGTCTACGAAACGAAGGTCACTCCGGAGGAGAAGGCAGCCGCCTTAAAGTTGCAACTACCGGAGAACTTCTACGCTTACAAGCAAAAGGAGGATTGTCCCGGCTGTAGAGGGTGTAGAGAACCGAGTATAGTACTGTATCCAGACGTCGGCGGGCAAGACTCATCGAAATCGAAGTCGAAATTGGTATCGGAAGAGAAGAAGGTGACAGCGCAATCAAAGATCTCGAGCATTGTGGACGCGAGTTTGTCAAGCGGTCGTGAGAGTACCAGCGAGAATACTATCCAAAGCGTGACGCAATCCGCGCAATCTGTGAAGAACGGATTCTCCTTCGCGATAGCCACATCGTTCAAATCCCCGACTACCGCTACCAGCTTCGACAGCTCGGCGATGAGTTTCGGTACCGGCGATATGAAACTTTTCAACGACAAGAAGACCACAACTTTCTCGTTCGGCATGAATCCCCAATTTGGCACCAATGAAACAGCGGTGACGAACGCCTCGCTCGACAATCTCAAGATCTGCAGTCCTAATGCTCAAATGACGCAGACAACCGCGGCCGGCACAACCGGACAACCGATATTCGGCCAGGCCACGTCGACGACATCTGTATTCAAAACGCCTAGTTTTACCTTCGACACTGATAAGAACATTTTTGGCGGCTCTTCGAAAGGAGCGTCAATCTTCAGCGGCGAGAGCACCGGTGACAGTACCGTTTCCTCTTCCACCGCTGCGAAGACGACCACCGCTGTCGCCACAGCAGCGAATTCCGTTTCGAAGACGTCGACCGCAGTTACTACGTCCAACTCAGTGTTTGGCTCTAACGCTACACCCTTCTCTAAAATGACGTTTGGTAACAGCATTTCGCCATTTGGTAGCTCCATGAACTTTGGAATGACATCGAACATCTTCGGCGGGACGACAACAACAACATCGACGACGACAGCGAATATCTTCGGCGGGGTAACCACaaccgcgacgacgacgaataTTTTCAGTGGCGCAACGACGACGGCGAATATCTTCGGTGCAGCAACGACAACATCCAACATCTTCAATAGAACGACAgcaccgacgacgacgaataTTTTCGACGAAACGACGACACCTACGACGACGAGTATTTTCGGCGGGACGACAGCGTCCACGACAACAAGCATCTTCGGTGGGACGCCGACCGCGACGAACATTTTCGGTGCGGCAACTACGAATGTTTTCAGTGTGACAACACCAACTGTTTTTGGCGCGAAACCAGATAATAATCAGAAGACGGCCGATGACGGGCCCACATTCTTCTCAGTGAATAATGATATGTCGTTCTCGATACTCGCTGCGGCGACAGTTCAACCGGAGGCCTTCAAAAGTG ATCCCAACTTTTCATTCGCTGGTGCTGGCTCAACAGTGTTCGGCTCAAAATCCGCTACATCACATAACAGCACGGTAAATAAATCAcgtgaagaaaaagaagataatgAGGAGGACGACGGCGAGGTGAATAACGAGCAGGAGCACGATCCTCATTTTGAACCTATTATACCTTTACCGGATGCCATTGAAGTCCGAACTGGCGAAGAGGATGAAGAGAAAG TGTTCTGTCATCGAGCCAAGTTGTACAGATACGACAACGCCACGAAGGAGTGGAAAGAGCGTGGCGTCGGTGAGATGAAGATCCTGCATCACGTGGGCCATGGCAGCTATCGGCTGCTGCTGCGCCGCGAGCAGGTGCACAAAGTCGTCTGCAACTTCCTGATCACCCCCGACGTGGAGTTCCATCCGCTCTCTACATCGAACCAGGCTTGGATGTGGGCCGGCATGAACTACGCCGAGCAGGAACCGTGCGCCGAACAGCTGGCGGTTAAATTCAAATCGCCCGACTTGGCCCACCAGTTCAAGGCGCACATCGATAACATTCAGCAAGAATTACGCGAGAAGAGAACTACCGAAG GTGAAAGATGTATCGGCGAAGCAGAGGACAGTGAGGAACATGATCGAGGCGTGGatgaagaagaggaggaagaagaagacgaagaagaggaggaagaggaagaggaggaagacgAGGAAGTTGATCAAGAGATGCTTACTGTAGTCGAAAAACGTGCTACTGTATTCGCGAAATGGCCTAATGACACAAAGTGGGAGAGTGTAGGCTTAGGGAACCTGGCAATCCACTACGATTCTGAGATCTACGCGGAAAGAATCGTCCTAAAGCTTGACGACTCGGAGGAGTATGCGAGCAACACTATCATCAGTATGGATACAGTCATGCGG GTGGAAGGCAAGGAGTGTATTTGGAGTGGAATTGATTATGCCTTGGATCCTCCAACGAGAAGAGTTTTGAGAGCAGTCTTCTCGTCGGTGCAAGCAGCTCAAGAAATGCATACATTTTTCGAAGAT GGAGTGGATAGTGCGAAGCAAGCCGGTGTCGTCGAGTATGAAGAAGCGGAATTAAAATCCTTAGCTAATAAGTAG
- the LOC105828320 gene encoding 3-ketoacyl-CoA thiolase, mitochondrial, which yields MSAIKKGVFIVAAKRTPFGTMGGMFVNKSATDLSVVASTAAIQAAGLKPEKIDSVVFGHVMANSSSDGGFLARHTLLKSGIPQQKPAFSVNRLCGSGFQAIVNGAQEILLGDSNIVLTGGAENMSQAPFVVRNVRYGTALGQKYEFEDSLWLGLLDTYCNLPMGLTAEKLGAQYNLKREEVDKFALSSQQRWKAANDAGHFKEEIAPVQVKIKKQDTAVSVDEHPRPQTTMESLTKLKPVFKKDGLVTAGSASGICDGASAVILASEEAVKAEGLKPLARLVGYSVVGVDPSIMGIGPAPAIKELLKVTGKTLDDMEIVEINEAFGAQTLACAKDLNLDLNKLNVNGGAIAVGHPLAASGSRITAHLVHELRRRKAGKFAIGSACIGGGQGIAVMVEVL from the exons ATGTCGGCTATAAAGAAAG GTGTTTTCATTGTCGCAGCAAAGCGCACCCCATTTGGCACAATGGGAGGTATGTTTGTGAACAAAAGTGCAACTGATTTGTCAGTCGTTGCATCGACTGCCGCGATCCAGGCAGCAGGTTTAAAACCAGAGAAGATTGACAGCGTTGTATTTGGACATGTTATGGCA aACTCATCCTCCGATGGTGGTTTCTTGGCGAGACATACTTTGTTAAAATCAGGAATTCCGCAACAAAAACCAGCATTTAGTGTAAATAGATTATGTGGTTCTGGCTTCCAAGCGATTGTCAATGGGGCTCAG GAGATTTTATTAGGAGATTCAAATATTGTCTTGACGGGTGGTGCAGAAAATATGAGCCAAGCTCCTTTTGTTGTGAGAAACGTTCGTTACGGCACTGCCTTGGGCCAAAAATATGAATTCGAAGACTCGCTCTGGCTTGGATTACTCGATACCTACTGCAATTTACCCATGGGTCTGACTGCGGAAAAACTTGGCGCGCAATACAACTTGAAAAGGGAGGAAGTTGACAAATTTGCCTTGAGCAGTCAGCAACGTTGGAAAGCTG ccAATGACGCGGGTCATTTTAAGGAAGAAATAGCGCCTGTGCAAGtgaaaattaagaaacagGATACAGCTGTTAGCGTGGACGAGCATCCACGTCCACAAACGACGATGGAGAGCCTAACCAAACTGAAACCAGTTTTCAAGAAAGACGGATTGGTCACAGCTGGCTCTGCATCG GGTATCTGTGATGGAGCAAGCGCTGTTATTTTAGCCAGCGAGGAAGCTGTGAAGGCAGAAGGCTTAAAACCATTGGCACGTTTGGTGGGATACAGTGTTGTCGGCGTAGATCCGAGTATTATGGGAATTGGCCCTGCACCAGCGATCAAAGAATTGCTTAAAGTCACGGGCAAGACACTCGACGACATGGAAATTGTCGAG ATCAACGAAGCGTTTGGAGCTCAGACTTTGGCGTGTGCAAAGGATCTTAATTTAGACCTGAATAAACTGAACGTAAATGGCGGTGCTATTGCTGTAGGACATCCATTAGCTGCTTCTGGTAGCAGGATCACTGCTCACTTAGTGCACGAACTTAG gaGGCGAAAGGCCGGGAAATTCGCCATCGGTTCCGCTTGCATTGGCGGTGGTCAGGGTATCGCTGTGATGGTAGAAGTGCTGTAA